The following are encoded together in the Chloroflexota bacterium genome:
- a CDS encoding MIP family channel protein — protein sequence MRAHVAEFIGTFALVFAGCGAIAVGKLSDTGVALAFGLAIAVMVYALGHVSGAHFNPAVSIGFAVGRRFPWRRVASYAVAQIAGAASAAAVLRLTLGPAAALGVTAPAGSDLQALVWEAVLTFFLMLVITAVATDTRAVGEAAALAIGGAVALGALVGGPVSGASMNPARSLGPALVGGDLAGVWIYLLGPIAGAAAASMVYGYLRSDGAGSDQVRARPL from the coding sequence TTGAGAGCGCACGTCGCCGAGTTCATCGGTACCTTCGCCCTCGTCTTCGCCGGCTGCGGCGCGATCGCCGTCGGCAAGCTTTCCGACACGGGCGTCGCGCTCGCCTTTGGGCTGGCGATCGCGGTGATGGTCTACGCGCTCGGGCATGTCTCCGGTGCCCACTTCAACCCAGCCGTGTCGATCGGTTTCGCGGTCGGCCGGCGCTTCCCGTGGCGGCGCGTCGCCTCGTACGCCGTCGCCCAGATCGCGGGCGCGGCCAGCGCCGCTGCCGTGCTCCGGCTCACCCTCGGCCCGGCGGCGGCCCTCGGCGTCACCGCGCCTGCCGGTTCGGACCTTCAGGCGCTCGTCTGGGAGGCGGTCCTCACGTTCTTCCTCATGCTCGTGATCACAGCCGTCGCGACCGACACGCGCGCCGTCGGGGAGGCCGCAGCCCTCGCGATCGGCGGCGCGGTCGCGCTCGGCGCGCTCGTCGGTGGACCTGTGAGCGGCGCGTCGATGAACCCGGCCCGATCGCTCGGTCCTGCGCTCGTCGGCGGCGATCTCGCGGGCGTCTGGATCTATCTCCTCGGACCAATCGCCGGTGCGGCCGCCGCATCCATGGTCTATGGCTACCTGCGTTCCGATGGCGCCGGGTCCGACCAGGTGAGGGCGCGGCCGCTCTGA
- a CDS encoding Tad domain-containing protein, with protein sequence MSITTTATRRRARRDRGQVLVLLTIALVVLIGFIGLVIDGGFAYVHRRQMQNAADAGSHDGTAVLAAHYSNVCAWESAARSAAVDAALANGVVKASSVTVGLVDVYGNPTPVCDSARTMGVSVAVGQPYDTYFAGVLGITSIGAAADAITSYGFVNALTGALPVVLNLDSVPANVNDGREHPAVLSPAGGGGPGPVNFGNIDPTKYGQTLADSFANGLTIPIVAGKGCVPPTPVPPTPVPCTAGSINGFDHDVLRALQDRIDSAPTETWSNHAPDSRRVVTLLVINGDIGNSTVIPSGFALVFLDRVTGGNGTSGLWIHFISGSIVATGAKIDYTINNANAGQSTPKVIRLIH encoded by the coding sequence ATGAGCATCACGACGACGGCTACCCGTCGACGCGCCAGGCGCGATCGCGGCCAGGTGCTGGTGCTGCTCACCATCGCCCTCGTCGTCCTGATCGGGTTCATCGGCCTCGTGATCGACGGCGGCTTCGCCTATGTCCATCGACGCCAGATGCAGAACGCCGCCGATGCCGGATCGCACGATGGGACCGCGGTCCTCGCCGCCCACTACAGCAACGTCTGCGCCTGGGAATCGGCGGCTCGCAGTGCGGCGGTCGACGCGGCCCTCGCCAACGGAGTCGTGAAGGCCAGCTCGGTCACCGTCGGTCTCGTCGATGTCTACGGGAACCCGACGCCCGTCTGCGATAGCGCCCGGACGATGGGTGTGTCCGTCGCCGTCGGCCAGCCGTACGACACGTATTTCGCTGGCGTGCTCGGAATCACCTCGATCGGTGCCGCGGCGGACGCGATCACCAGCTACGGCTTCGTCAACGCGCTCACCGGCGCCCTGCCGGTCGTCCTCAACCTCGACTCCGTGCCGGCGAATGTGAATGACGGCAGGGAGCATCCGGCCGTGCTCAGTCCTGCCGGCGGCGGCGGGCCTGGTCCGGTGAACTTCGGCAACATCGACCCGACCAAATATGGCCAGACGCTGGCCGACTCGTTCGCCAACGGTCTCACCATCCCGATCGTGGCTGGCAAAGGCTGCGTTCCCCCGACGCCGGTGCCCCCGACGCCGGTGCCATGCACCGCCGGCAGCATCAACGGCTTCGACCACGATGTCCTGCGGGCCCTCCAGGATCGGATCGACAGCGCCCCGACCGAGACGTGGAGCAACCACGCACCCGACAGCCGGCGCGTGGTGACCCTCCTCGTGATCAACGGCGACATCGGCAACTCGACCGTCATCCCGTCGGGCTTCGCCCTCGTCTTCCTCGACAGGGTCACCGGCGGCAACGGGACGAGCGGCCTCTGGATCCACTTCATCTCAGGCTCGATCGTGGCGACGGGCGCGAAGATCGACTACACGATCAACAACGCGAACGCCGGTCAGAGCACCCCCAAGGTCATCCGGCTCATCCACTGA
- a CDS encoding pilus assembly protein, protein MRSTPRISPRRRVGRSGQALVEFALVVPLLFFMMVIIIDFGRALYIQTALQNGAREGARFGIVHPTWVTAADRANPDNIVYRASTEPAATVSAVNATVTCTTPGGVTSTATSPVSLSPAYVSCAVSGGRIDVKITYDFTPLTPLISNVVGTSLTLSGHTRMTIE, encoded by the coding sequence ATGAGGAGCACGCCGCGCATCTCGCCACGCCGTCGAGTGGGTCGCTCGGGGCAGGCGCTCGTCGAATTCGCCCTCGTCGTTCCGCTGCTGTTCTTCATGATGGTCATCATCATCGACTTCGGGCGGGCCCTCTACATCCAGACCGCGCTCCAGAACGGGGCTCGGGAAGGCGCTCGGTTCGGGATCGTCCATCCGACCTGGGTCACCGCGGCCGACCGCGCCAATCCGGACAACATCGTCTACCGCGCGAGCACGGAGCCAGCCGCTACCGTGAGCGCGGTGAACGCGACGGTCACGTGCACGACGCCGGGCGGCGTGACCTCCACCGCGACATCGCCGGTCTCGCTGTCTCCGGCCTACGTGAGCTGCGCCGTCTCGGGTGGCCGGATCGACGTGAAGATCACCTACGACTTCACGCCGCTGACACCGCTCATCAGCAACGTCGTCGGGACGAGCCTGACGCTCAGTGGCCACACCCGGATGACGATCGAATGA